The Methanothermobacter sp. CaT2 DNA window GACCCTCACCCCGCTGTGGTGGTGGGCGCATGTGAGGGCCATCATGACCCTCCTCTCATAGCCCCTCTGGCACTGGAGTATGCCCCTCACCCTGACGGCGTCTGGAAAATCGAACCTCCAGAGCTTCATGAGCCATAAACGGAAATTTGATGTTTCACATTCCCCATGCAGCTTGAGGCAGCTATCCCATATGAGGGAGACAAGTTCCTCCCTTGAGAGCTCCCTCTCACTGATCACCTCAAAGGCTATGTACCTCCTGGGGACCCTCAGGGTTGGTGGCAGTATCTTCATCCTCATGGACTCACCTTTAATTCTCAGGGAGGAGCCTCACACCCTCTGCAATCAGGAGGTGACGCTTCCCTGAGTCCTCAAGTATCGATGCGGGGGTTGATGTGAGGGATTCCTCTGCCTCACTGGACTCCATACCGAAGCATTCTGCGAGGTTCATGATATCACCGGGAGTCCTCAGGTCATATATGGAGGAGGCCCTGCTGGTGAGGAGCAGTGGAAAACCGAACTTTCTGTGGAGTTTCAGGATCTCCCTGAACTGTTCAAGGACCCTTGCCCGTACCTTGAGCCAGGACCCGATGACATCCGCCAGGGGGAGTTCAACAGCCACATTGTTTCTTGCAGCCTCCCTTGCGAGGACATGGTTGATGCCAGGGTCCCTCCTTGAAGTGTAGGGTGCTGAGAGGACATCAACCCGCCTGCTCTCACATGCGGCCCTGTTAACCTTGAGGTTGCCCCCTGAGACATAGATCACGTCAGCCTTTTTCCTGAATTTATTCACTGATCTCCTCATATCACGGGGGTCAGATGCATTTATCATTACACCCCTGGCTATCTCAAAGTCCTGGAGTTCAGGATTCTCCCTGAGGGATTCAAGGTCTGATTTGAGGTCAGGGTATCTATCAGAAGGGTATACCAGAACTCCGCCCTGATAGCCGAGACGTGATGCCTCAAGGAGGAGTCTCAGGCTGGAATCATGGTCCCTGCCCTGTATGTGGAAGTCAAAGAATTTCATCAGATCCTTTGGAGAATCAATCATTCAAGTATCTTCCTGATGTTCTCTACCGCAACTTCCCTCTTTGCGGGGTAGGCCTCCACCTTGATCTTCAGGTGGATTGCATCACCGTGCCTCACGGGTTCCCAGACCCCCTCAAGGGCCTTCTGCTTGTCCAGTCGAAGGAAAAGGTTGCCGTTCTCATCGAATCTGTCCTCAAGTTCGTCCATGCGGCCCCTGAAGACCTCTGTGAATTTCTCCATGAATTCCCTGAGTGACCTTCTGCGGTCCAGCCTTCCCCTGAGGACCGTTATGGGGTTTCCATGGTAGCCCTCGGCACTCTCCCTTTCAGGTGTGGCCCCCGGGATTACGTTTCTAAGGGCCTCAATGACCTTTTCCTCGTCCTCTGTACCGTATACCATGAGGCGGTAGGAGATGTTGTGTATCATGTCCCTCTAAAAAAAGTTAACGGGGGGCTTTACCTTACTTCTCAGCCCCTTTACCCCTGTTTCGGAGGCCCCTGTTCTTTTTACCTTCACTTGTGAGGCCCCTGAAGACGCGTCCCCTGTGCTGTTTTTCACAGATCCAGTTTATCTTGGGGTCGTTCTTGATTGCGGGGTGGTTTGGATCCACGAGGATGACCTCATAGAACTTGTATTTTCCATCTTCCCATACCCAGTAGGAGTTGAGGACCTCCATGTTCGGGTATTTTCTTGCAACCCTCTCCTCTGCGATCCTCTTGATACTCTTTGCGGTGGTTATCTTCTTCACACCCATCCTCTTGGGCCTTCTACCTGCCTTGAACCTGGTTTTCCTCTGGCTTCCACGCCTTACACGTGTCCTTACAACTATGTATCCAGGTTTTGCCCTGTAACCCAGTGCCCTTGCACGGTCTATTCTGGTTGGTCTTTCTATCCTCTTGATTACGGGATCCCTTCTCCACTTCGGAGCCCTCTCCCACATCAGCTCCCTTACATAGGAGTCCTTTGGATTCTTCCATGCATCTTTAACGTATCTGTACATCATTTACACCTCTATTCTGTTCGGCTTTACGCCACATCCATGGGAACGTATCCCTGAAAAATAGCGGTTTAGGTGCTACTACATCTGGTGTGATCACTTAAAAAGTTTACTGTCAGTCACATCAATGAAATGTCTTTGAAGGTCCGTTTAATGGAAAAATCAAAGGTGTTGTTTCAGTCCTCGAGGACCTCGTAGAGTATTCTCATAGCCTTGACAAAGGGTGGATTGCCTGAGGTGAGGAGAACAACACGCAGGACATCAACTATCTCATCCCTTGTGACTCCGAACTCGTTTATGGCACTCTGTATCTGTTTTTTAACTGCACGGTCATCGGAGTTTGCTGCTGTTATCCCGAGGGCTATGAGTTTCTGTGTCCTGTAATCAAGGACCTTACCGGTGTAGGCGGCCTCATTCAGTTTAACAACTGCCTCATATATGTCAGGGTAGTCCTCTTTCACGTGCACCATGCCCTTCCCATAGAAAACATCCTCTTTCATATTTAGCACCTCCGT harbors:
- a CDS encoding carboxymuconolactone decarboxylase family protein; protein product: MKEDVFYGKGMVHVKEDYPDIYEAVVKLNEAAYTGKVLDYRTQKLIALGITAANSDDRAVKKQIQSAINEFGVTRDEIVDVLRVVLLTSGNPPFVKAMRILYEVLED
- a CDS encoding RNA-binding protein, translated to MIHNISYRLMVYGTEDEEKVIEALRNVIPGATPERESAEGYHGNPITVLRGRLDRRRSLREFMEKFTEVFRGRMDELEDRFDENGNLFLRLDKQKALEGVWEPVRHGDAIHLKIKVEAYPAKREVAVENIRKILE
- the rnp2 gene encoding ribonuclease P protein component 2 — encoded protein: MKILPPTLRVPRRYIAFEVISERELSREELVSLIWDSCLKLHGECETSNFRLWLMKLWRFDFPDAVRVRGILQCQRGYERRVMMALTCAHHHSGVRVAIHILGLSGTIRSATQKFIKPSKKDKY
- a CDS encoding 50S ribosomal protein L15e, with the protein product MYRYVKDAWKNPKDSYVRELMWERAPKWRRDPVIKRIERPTRIDRARALGYRAKPGYIVVRTRVRRGSQRKTRFKAGRRPKRMGVKKITTAKSIKRIAEERVARKYPNMEVLNSYWVWEDGKYKFYEVILVDPNHPAIKNDPKINWICEKQHRGRVFRGLTSEGKKNRGLRNRGKGAEK
- the rnp3 gene encoding ribonuclease P protein component 3 produces the protein MKFFDFHIQGRDHDSSLRLLLEASRLGYQGGVLVYPSDRYPDLKSDLESLRENPELQDFEIARGVMINASDPRDMRRSVNKFRKKADVIYVSGGNLKVNRAACESRRVDVLSAPYTSRRDPGINHVLAREAARNNVAVELPLADVIGSWLKVRARVLEQFREILKLHRKFGFPLLLTSRASSIYDLRTPGDIMNLAECFGMESSEAEESLTSTPASILEDSGKRHLLIAEGVRLLPEN